One window of Chamaesiphon minutus PCC 6605 genomic DNA carries:
- a CDS encoding HU family DNA-binding protein produces the protein MNKGELVDRVAETASVTKKQADTVLSAALEAIMEAVSKGDKVTLVGFGSFEPRNRQKREGRNPRTGEKMEIPATKVPAFSAGKLFKDKVSADE, from the coding sequence ATGAATAAAGGTGAATTAGTCGATCGCGTAGCTGAAACAGCTAGCGTGACCAAGAAGCAAGCAGATACAGTATTGTCAGCCGCATTGGAAGCAATCATGGAAGCTGTGTCCAAAGGTGACAAAGTTACACTTGTAGGTTTTGGTTCTTTTGAACCTAGAAACCGCCAAAAACGCGAGGGTCGCAACCCTAGAACTGGCGAGAAAATGGAAATTCCCGCAACTAAAGTGCCCGCATTCTCCGCTGGCAAACTGTTCAAAGACAAAGTTTCTGCTGACGAATAG
- a CDS encoding secretin N-terminal domain-containing protein, whose translation MKVSKRKQIITSIVMGSTVAALAAPNANAAVQQPEGVDKSTPSSDLIAQTKPTQQPLVPNPKITIDGAPPTPGVGLATPTMPRAVAPPVGDISVSNLDATIPQINLESNARINMVLKNTPAREVLESLARSANLNLAYADSVLSADGKAKTEANISLNLRNEPVQNAFNYVLQLSGLEANRIGNTIFVGNRLPDSVRETIVRTLRMNQVSSAAAANFLTTQGAETQIAFTKVDLQTVGEGASARTVETRTPQILALKANQGNGPLLLTGLAVSTDERLNAVTLIGSPRKVEMATSLLTRLDARRRQVALNVKIVDVNLSNLNSMSNSLSFKVGDGFLSVDKGAAVYNYGGSTPATNGQVNNISNGTPIGALNLPGGSQPFMDFQPNAPFSSQTSGDANGLGNIPRAGFGTPGNPLQPGVTTFTPAIPGTPVLNAAGNQIGTTAGTPAVYTYALPTNYAVPSKFLSTLQAQIISGNGKILTDPTLVVQEGQKSTVNLTQDVFGGFKINTVAGTGATTSTREPIIKQAGLSLEILVNRIDDNGFVSVGVSPTVSSIGSTITTTDGDISLLQSRTLNSGEIRLRDGQTLILSGIIQESDRSSVSKVPILGDIPILGALFRSTSKTNQRQEVVVLLTPQILNDNRGQVNYTPGVDARLMMGR comes from the coding sequence ATGAAAGTGAGCAAACGCAAACAGATTATTACTAGTATTGTCATGGGCAGCACGGTTGCAGCTCTAGCTGCACCTAATGCCAATGCCGCAGTCCAACAGCCGGAGGGCGTTGATAAATCTACTCCTAGCAGCGATCTCATCGCTCAAACCAAACCCACTCAGCAGCCGCTAGTTCCCAATCCCAAAATTACCATTGATGGGGCACCCCCAACTCCTGGTGTCGGGCTGGCAACTCCCACAATGCCGCGTGCTGTGGCACCACCAGTCGGCGACATTAGTGTCTCCAATTTGGATGCCACCATCCCGCAAATCAATCTCGAATCCAATGCGCGGATCAATATGGTACTCAAAAATACTCCCGCGCGGGAAGTTTTAGAGTCCTTGGCTCGATCGGCAAATCTGAACCTAGCTTATGCTGATAGCGTACTCAGTGCTGATGGTAAAGCTAAAACTGAGGCAAATATTTCGCTCAACCTCCGCAACGAGCCAGTTCAAAATGCCTTTAACTACGTGCTCCAACTCAGTGGCTTGGAAGCAAACCGAATTGGTAACACCATTTTCGTTGGCAATCGCTTACCTGATTCTGTGCGCGAAACTATCGTCCGCACGCTGCGGATGAACCAAGTCAGTTCTGCGGCTGCTGCCAACTTTCTGACTACTCAAGGTGCCGAAACCCAAATTGCTTTCACTAAAGTCGATCTTCAAACCGTCGGCGAAGGTGCCTCCGCACGTACTGTAGAAACTAGAACGCCCCAAATTTTGGCACTCAAAGCCAACCAAGGTAACGGGCCACTTTTACTTACAGGTTTGGCTGTCAGTACTGACGAGCGGCTCAATGCAGTTACCCTGATCGGTTCTCCCCGCAAGGTCGAAATGGCAACCAGCCTCTTAACTAGATTGGATGCTCGCCGTCGTCAGGTAGCCCTCAACGTCAAAATCGTGGACGTCAATCTCTCAAATCTTAACTCGATGAGCAATAGCTTGTCGTTTAAGGTTGGAGATGGTTTCCTCTCTGTCGATAAAGGTGCGGCAGTATATAACTATGGCGGTTCCACTCCTGCTACTAATGGTCAGGTAAACAACATTAGCAATGGGACTCCCATCGGTGCGCTCAATTTACCTGGTGGTAGTCAACCTTTCATGGACTTTCAGCCTAATGCTCCCTTTAGCAGTCAAACTAGTGGGGATGCGAATGGATTGGGTAATATCCCTCGTGCTGGTTTTGGTACGCCTGGTAACCCTCTCCAACCTGGTGTTACTACATTTACCCCAGCTATTCCAGGTACACCAGTTCTCAATGCGGCAGGAAACCAGATTGGTACTACGGCTGGTACTCCTGCTGTATATACTTATGCACTGCCTACTAACTACGCAGTTCCCAGTAAATTCCTCTCGACGCTCCAAGCTCAGATTATCAGTGGTAACGGCAAAATCTTGACCGACCCGACTTTGGTAGTTCAAGAAGGTCAAAAATCTACTGTCAACCTCACTCAAGATGTATTTGGTGGCTTTAAGATTAACACCGTTGCAGGTACGGGTGCGACCACTAGTACCAGAGAGCCGATCATCAAGCAAGCTGGTTTGAGTCTAGAAATCTTGGTCAATCGGATCGACGATAATGGATTTGTCTCTGTGGGTGTATCGCCGACTGTATCTTCGATCGGTAGTACTATCACTACTACTGATGGCGATATTAGCTTGCTCCAGTCTCGGACGCTCAACTCTGGTGAAATTCGCCTGCGCGATGGTCAGACCCTGATCTTATCGGGGATCATTCAAGAGTCCGATCGCTCTAGCGTTTCTAAGGTACCCATCCTCGGCGATATTCCAATCCTAGGTGCTCTGTTCCGCAGTACTAGTAAGACCAATCAACGCCAAGAGGTAGTTGTCTTACTGACTCCTCAAATTCTCAACGACAACAGAGGTCAGGTCAATTATACGCCTGGAGTTGATGCGAGATTGATGATGGGTCGATAA